A genome region from Eurosta solidaginis isolate ZX-2024a chromosome 2, ASM4086904v1, whole genome shotgun sequence includes the following:
- the raw gene encoding uncharacterized protein raw isoform X9 — protein MLSLEVLNAWRAKARCNVVPAERTQELFHELSFHPSEKQISEMLQTAKLLARKGSRQSNGLTFGEFCVLAADLKRFRASTFSPSICDKVNLLSSLQAERNGNSRAAGNLTVNTEANNASSCATTTGTELRSTKSLSNVEDCKRKLSKGDTSAPVEVFLGGSCNPTTWRADVAIPALNELGISFYNPQVSEWTPDLIELEFRAKEKARVLFFVMDSETRASAGAIEAAHIAGQNCKQLVMVLLPYKRNQSILNEQISQQEYIDLRRNQLILKELVTRRGLPVLDDIPSGLQRTKDILAGIRDPPSNIATILVVVRGAFDRVNPVNGVITVAQCQRALLYLGYAQSLVKLDNLNKIIASQRETLDTLHKGGRTKSSSQQEAIASGSGSDDTLKSSSSSSCNSDTPTASMAESTDVDFDLFCVISAYLSVLQQEIQESGCISPIKGTNVPPPPVYLTNMQGDDSNFAISYFSSKNISRTSSQTSVPGSDTDRHSGNDLLSRSRDSGTSSPQPLDQPLKSRSGSHFGGGKAKTKILVNIESIETTEITTTTIQTAHTPPTPPNISTTTASAYPSLSATHTTTATTTTTTHPLTQMNANVSAGVGAGATAQMHFSLMGADSVNATATAIEAEESDSNDSVFSSSSSINSVNCNYGIGANETLTFAGVDFRDVYLGGSCYLRSKWRQDIAMPYLKSKGITFHLPALHESLPTTPLDLTDKVHEDPRQLGTHETSLKRTRRKYRGAALEEEEEEELTVSQETYSWALPPMRTNLYNPALLDASRVLLFVITNETRSLAPMTLAAHCIGLMYNVVLAVQMLPDDCVINNEKNLKSDHVLIYYYIGDPDDFFKMVDPKSDTSQAGTTETNQTEIYPPQGSSIVSNVAAVSLPRIPIPTIADNDIEAFFYSLEFWFEASGISGDSRKYSIVLASIPPSKLLSLRAIIDVTPSSSKYDYLKSTLIQRFTDSQPRRLQKVLQEMVLGDQKPSEFFSNMQHVAGTSWSESALLDLWISRLPPTAQPAVIASTADLAAKLRIADAIVEANSLQSTQVSAVSSGTEISSLRDDIAQISAEIQHINKKFENLSSSVRSPTNDSNICWYHRKYGRQATKCRDPCLFAKEKQQARQNIQQQQPNKTNLQ, from the exons aGAAGTACTAAATGCTTGGCGTGCCAAAGCGCGTTGTAATGTGGTGCCAGCGGAACGTACACAGGAGCTTTTCCACGAGCTGAGTTTTCATCCAAGTGAAAAACAAA TCAGCGAAATGCTACAGACAGCCAAGTTGTTAGCGCGCAAAGGTAGCCGTCAATCAAATGGTCTCACCTTCGGTGAATTTTGTGTATTAGCAGCAGATCTTAAACGCTTTCG CGCATCGACTTTCTCACCATCGATATGTGACAAGGTGAATCTTTTAAGCTCTCTACAAGCAGAACGTAATGGTAATAGTCGCGCTGCTGGCAATCTCACAGTCAACACCGAAGCCAATAATGCCAGCAGCTGTGCAACAACAACGGGCACCGAATTACGTAGTACAAAATCCTTAAGTAATGTGGAAGACTGTAAGCGAAAATTATCTAAAGGAGATACGTCAGCACCTGTAGAGGTATTTCTAGGCGGTTCATGTAATCCCACAACATGGCGTGCCGATGTAGCAATACCGGCATTAAATGAGCTTGGCATTTCTTTTTATAATCCA CAAGTATCTGAATGGACGCCTGATCTCATTGAGTTGGAATTTCGCGCCAAAGAAAAGGCGCGTGTTTTGTTCTTCGTTATGGATTCGGAGACACGCGCTTCTGCTGGTGCCATTGAGGCGGCACATATAGCGGGTCAAAACTGCAAGCAGCTGGTGATGGTACTGCTTCCATATAAACGTAATCAATCAATACTTAATGAACAAATATCCCAGCA AGAATACATTGACCTCAGGCGTAATCAGTTGATATTGAAGGAATTGGTCACACGTCGTGGCTTGCCAGTTTTAGATGATATACCATCGGGTCTGCAACGCACCAAAGATATTTTGGCTGGCATTAGAGATCCACCCTCGAATATAGCAACGATTTTAGT TGTAGTACGCGGCGCTTTCGATCGTGTTAATCCAGTGAACGGTGTCATAACCGTAGCGCAATGTCAACGTGCTCTCTTATATTTAGGTTATGCTCAGAGTCTAGTTAAATTAGACAATTTAAATAAGATAATCGCTTCTCAGCGTGAAACTTTAGATACATTACATAAAGGCGGCCGTACAAAATCCAGTTCACAACAGGAGGCTATCGCAAGCGGCAGTGGTAGTGATGACACCTTGAAAAGCTCATCGTCGTCATCCTGCAACTCAGATACACCTACTGCTTCAATGGCAGAATCAACTGATgttgattttgatttgttttgcgTTATATCAGCATATTTATCGGTGTTGCAGCAGGAGATACAAGAAAGTGGTTGCATTTCGCCAATTAAGGGCACGAATGTGCCTCCACCGCCGGTCTATCTTACCAATATGCAAG GTGACGACAGCAATTTTGCCATTAGTTATTTCTCAAGCAAAAATATATCGCGTACCTCAAGCCAAACAAGCGTCCCAGGCAGCGACACAGATCGACATAGCGGCAATGATTTACTAAGTCGTAGTCGAGATAGTGGCACTTCCTCACCACAACCATTAGATCAACCGTTAAAATCACGTTCGGGTTCACACTTTGGAGGTGGTAAAGCAAAAACGAAAATACTTGTCAATATCGAATCCATTGAAACAACTGAaatcacaacaacaaccataCAAACTGCTCATACACCACCAACACCACCGAATATTTCGACCACCACTGCTTCAGCCTACCCAAGTTTAAGCGCTACACACACAACaacagccacaacaacaacaaccacacatCCGCTTACACAAATGAACGCTAACGTTAGCGCTGGCGTTGGCGCCGGCGCCACCGCTCAAATGCATTTTTCACTTATGGGCGCGGATAGTGTTAATGCCACCGCTACCGCAATAGAAGCAGAAGAAAGTGATTCAAATGATTCGGTATTCTCATCGAGTAGTTCCATCAATTCGGTTAATTGTAATTATGGTATTGGTGCAAATGAAACGCTTACATTCGCTGGTGTTGACTTTCGTGATGTTTACTTGGGTGGTAGTTGTTATTTGCGTAGTAAATGGCGTCAAGATATAGCTATGCCCTATTTGAAATCTAAAGGTATTACATTTCACTTGCCTGCTCTGCATGAAAGTTTGCCAACAACGCCATTGGATTTGACGGATAAAGTCCACGAGGATCCACGTCAGTTAGGCACACATGAGACATCGTTGAAACGTACACGTCGAAAATATCGTGGTGCCGCTTTGGAAGAAGAGGAGGAAGAAGAATTGACTGTGTCACAAGAGACTTATAGTTGGGCGCTACCACCGATGCGTACAAATCTCTACAATCCAGCGTTGCTGGATGCGAGTCGTGTGCTGTTATTCGTTATAACTAATGAGACGCGTTCACTGGCGCCCATGACGTTGGCCGCACACTGTATTGGGCTGATGTACAATGTGGTGCTGGCCGTGCAAATGTTGCCCGATGATTGTGTGATAAATAATGAAAAG AACCTTAAAAGCGACCACGTTTTGATTTATTactacattggtgaccccgacgattTTTTCAAGATGGTTGATCCGAAATCTGACACCTCTCAAGCAGGAACCACCGAGACAAATCAAACGGAAATTTATCCTCCTCAAGGCTCATCTATCGTTTCTAACGTCGCTGCAGTTTCTTTACCGCGAATTCCAATTCCTACAATTGCAGACAACGACATCGAAGCCTTTTTTTACTCACTGGAGTTTTGGTTTGAGGCTTCTGGCATTTCTGGTGACAGCCGCAAATACTCAATAGTTTTAGCTAGTATTCCTCCTAGCAAACTACTTAGCTTACGCGCTATAATCGATGTTACGCCGTCATCAAGCAAGTACGACTACCTCAAATCCACTTTAATTCAACGTTTCACCGACAGCCAACCAAGACGTCTTCAAAAAGTTCTTCAAGAGATGGTATTAGGCGATCAAAAACCAAgcgaatttttttctaacatgCAGCACGTAGCTGGAACGTCATGGAGTGAAAGCGCACTTCTGGATCTTTGGATCAGTCGACTCCCACCGACCGCGCAGCCCGCAGTTATTGCATCTACGGCAGACTTAGCAGCAAAATTGCGCATCGCTGATGCTATAGTTGAAGCAAATAGTTTACAAAGCACTCAGGTAAGCGCAGTTAGTTCTGGCACAGAGATTTCAAGCTTACGCGACGACATAGCTCAGATTTCTGCTGAAATACAACATATCAATAAAAAATTCGAGAATCTTAGCTCTTCTGTTCGCTCCCCTACTAACGACTCTAACATTTGTTGGTATCACCGAAAATATGGTAGACAAGCAACAAAATGTAGGGACCCGTGCTTATTTGCGAAAGAAAAACAACAAGCAAGGCAAAACATCCAACAACAGCAACCGaacaaaacaaatttacaatag
- the raw gene encoding uncharacterized protein raw isoform X11, producing the protein MLQTAKLLARKGSRQSNGLTFGEFCVLAADLKRFRASTFSPSICDKVNLLSSLQAERNGNSRAAGNLTVNTEANNASSCATTTGTELRSTKSLSNVEDCKRKLSKGDTSAPVEVFLGGSCNPTTWRADVAIPALNELGISFYNPQVSEWTPDLIELEFRAKEKARVLFFVMDSETRASAGAIEAAHIAGQNCKQLVMVLLPYKRNQSILNEQISQQEYIDLRRNQLILKELVTRRGLPVLDDIPSGLQRTKDILAGIRDPPSNIATILVVVRGAFDRVNPVNGVITVAQCQRALLYLGYAQSLVKLDNLNKIIASQRETLDTLHKGGRTKSSSQQEAIASGSGSDDTLKSSSSSSCNSDTPTASMAESTDVDFDLFCVISAYLSVLQQEIQESGCISPIKGTNVPPPPVYLTNMQGDDSNFAISYFSSKNISRTSSQTSVPGSDTDRHSGNDLLSRSRDSGTSSPQPLDQPLKSRSGSHFGGGKAKTKILVNIESIETTEITTTTIQTAHTPPTPPNISTTTASAYPSLSATHTTTATTTTTTHPLTQMNANVSAGVGAGATAQMHFSLMGADSVNATATAIEAEESDSNDSVFSSSSSINSVNCNYGIGANETLTFAGVDFRDVYLGGSCYLRSKWRQDIAMPYLKSKGITFHLPALHESLPTTPLDLTDKVHEDPRQLGTHETSLKRTRRKYRGAALEEEEEEELTVSQETYSWALPPMRTNLYNPALLDASRVLLFVITNETRSLAPMTLAAHCIGLMYNVVLAVQMLPDDCVINNEKNLKSDHVLIYYYIGDPDDFFKMVDPKSDTSQAGTTETNQTEIYPPQGSSIVSNVAAVSLPRIPIPTIADNDIEAFFYSLEFWFEASGISGDSRKYSIVLASIPPSKLLSLRAIIDVTPSSSKYDYLKSTLIQRFTDSQPRRLQKVLQEMVLGDQKPSEFFSNMQHVAGTSWSESALLDLWISRLPPTAQPAVIASTADLAAKLRIADAIVEANSLQSTQVSAVSSGTEISSLRDDIAQISAEIQHINKKFENLSSSVRSPTNDSNICWYHRKYGRQATKCRDPCLFAKEKQQARQNIQQQQPNKTNLQ; encoded by the exons ATGCTACAGACAGCCAAGTTGTTAGCGCGCAAAGGTAGCCGTCAATCAAATGGTCTCACCTTCGGTGAATTTTGTGTATTAGCAGCAGATCTTAAACGCTTTCG CGCATCGACTTTCTCACCATCGATATGTGACAAGGTGAATCTTTTAAGCTCTCTACAAGCAGAACGTAATGGTAATAGTCGCGCTGCTGGCAATCTCACAGTCAACACCGAAGCCAATAATGCCAGCAGCTGTGCAACAACAACGGGCACCGAATTACGTAGTACAAAATCCTTAAGTAATGTGGAAGACTGTAAGCGAAAATTATCTAAAGGAGATACGTCAGCACCTGTAGAGGTATTTCTAGGCGGTTCATGTAATCCCACAACATGGCGTGCCGATGTAGCAATACCGGCATTAAATGAGCTTGGCATTTCTTTTTATAATCCA CAAGTATCTGAATGGACGCCTGATCTCATTGAGTTGGAATTTCGCGCCAAAGAAAAGGCGCGTGTTTTGTTCTTCGTTATGGATTCGGAGACACGCGCTTCTGCTGGTGCCATTGAGGCGGCACATATAGCGGGTCAAAACTGCAAGCAGCTGGTGATGGTACTGCTTCCATATAAACGTAATCAATCAATACTTAATGAACAAATATCCCAGCA AGAATACATTGACCTCAGGCGTAATCAGTTGATATTGAAGGAATTGGTCACACGTCGTGGCTTGCCAGTTTTAGATGATATACCATCGGGTCTGCAACGCACCAAAGATATTTTGGCTGGCATTAGAGATCCACCCTCGAATATAGCAACGATTTTAGT TGTAGTACGCGGCGCTTTCGATCGTGTTAATCCAGTGAACGGTGTCATAACCGTAGCGCAATGTCAACGTGCTCTCTTATATTTAGGTTATGCTCAGAGTCTAGTTAAATTAGACAATTTAAATAAGATAATCGCTTCTCAGCGTGAAACTTTAGATACATTACATAAAGGCGGCCGTACAAAATCCAGTTCACAACAGGAGGCTATCGCAAGCGGCAGTGGTAGTGATGACACCTTGAAAAGCTCATCGTCGTCATCCTGCAACTCAGATACACCTACTGCTTCAATGGCAGAATCAACTGATgttgattttgatttgttttgcgTTATATCAGCATATTTATCGGTGTTGCAGCAGGAGATACAAGAAAGTGGTTGCATTTCGCCAATTAAGGGCACGAATGTGCCTCCACCGCCGGTCTATCTTACCAATATGCAAG GTGACGACAGCAATTTTGCCATTAGTTATTTCTCAAGCAAAAATATATCGCGTACCTCAAGCCAAACAAGCGTCCCAGGCAGCGACACAGATCGACATAGCGGCAATGATTTACTAAGTCGTAGTCGAGATAGTGGCACTTCCTCACCACAACCATTAGATCAACCGTTAAAATCACGTTCGGGTTCACACTTTGGAGGTGGTAAAGCAAAAACGAAAATACTTGTCAATATCGAATCCATTGAAACAACTGAaatcacaacaacaaccataCAAACTGCTCATACACCACCAACACCACCGAATATTTCGACCACCACTGCTTCAGCCTACCCAAGTTTAAGCGCTACACACACAACaacagccacaacaacaacaaccacacatCCGCTTACACAAATGAACGCTAACGTTAGCGCTGGCGTTGGCGCCGGCGCCACCGCTCAAATGCATTTTTCACTTATGGGCGCGGATAGTGTTAATGCCACCGCTACCGCAATAGAAGCAGAAGAAAGTGATTCAAATGATTCGGTATTCTCATCGAGTAGTTCCATCAATTCGGTTAATTGTAATTATGGTATTGGTGCAAATGAAACGCTTACATTCGCTGGTGTTGACTTTCGTGATGTTTACTTGGGTGGTAGTTGTTATTTGCGTAGTAAATGGCGTCAAGATATAGCTATGCCCTATTTGAAATCTAAAGGTATTACATTTCACTTGCCTGCTCTGCATGAAAGTTTGCCAACAACGCCATTGGATTTGACGGATAAAGTCCACGAGGATCCACGTCAGTTAGGCACACATGAGACATCGTTGAAACGTACACGTCGAAAATATCGTGGTGCCGCTTTGGAAGAAGAGGAGGAAGAAGAATTGACTGTGTCACAAGAGACTTATAGTTGGGCGCTACCACCGATGCGTACAAATCTCTACAATCCAGCGTTGCTGGATGCGAGTCGTGTGCTGTTATTCGTTATAACTAATGAGACGCGTTCACTGGCGCCCATGACGTTGGCCGCACACTGTATTGGGCTGATGTACAATGTGGTGCTGGCCGTGCAAATGTTGCCCGATGATTGTGTGATAAATAATGAAAAG AACCTTAAAAGCGACCACGTTTTGATTTATTactacattggtgaccccgacgattTTTTCAAGATGGTTGATCCGAAATCTGACACCTCTCAAGCAGGAACCACCGAGACAAATCAAACGGAAATTTATCCTCCTCAAGGCTCATCTATCGTTTCTAACGTCGCTGCAGTTTCTTTACCGCGAATTCCAATTCCTACAATTGCAGACAACGACATCGAAGCCTTTTTTTACTCACTGGAGTTTTGGTTTGAGGCTTCTGGCATTTCTGGTGACAGCCGCAAATACTCAATAGTTTTAGCTAGTATTCCTCCTAGCAAACTACTTAGCTTACGCGCTATAATCGATGTTACGCCGTCATCAAGCAAGTACGACTACCTCAAATCCACTTTAATTCAACGTTTCACCGACAGCCAACCAAGACGTCTTCAAAAAGTTCTTCAAGAGATGGTATTAGGCGATCAAAAACCAAgcgaatttttttctaacatgCAGCACGTAGCTGGAACGTCATGGAGTGAAAGCGCACTTCTGGATCTTTGGATCAGTCGACTCCCACCGACCGCGCAGCCCGCAGTTATTGCATCTACGGCAGACTTAGCAGCAAAATTGCGCATCGCTGATGCTATAGTTGAAGCAAATAGTTTACAAAGCACTCAGGTAAGCGCAGTTAGTTCTGGCACAGAGATTTCAAGCTTACGCGACGACATAGCTCAGATTTCTGCTGAAATACAACATATCAATAAAAAATTCGAGAATCTTAGCTCTTCTGTTCGCTCCCCTACTAACGACTCTAACATTTGTTGGTATCACCGAAAATATGGTAGACAAGCAACAAAATGTAGGGACCCGTGCTTATTTGCGAAAGAAAAACAACAAGCAAGGCAAAACATCCAACAACAGCAACCGaacaaaacaaatttacaatag